Part of the Sulfurimonas denitrificans DSM 1251 genome is shown below.
TAAGAAGTGTAAGCGGCATAGAGTGTGACAAGCCCATCAAAAGAGAGTCCACAAGTTTTAACTCTTTTATAAAAACAAGTGAAGCTATAAGACGCATCATAGTCATAGCTAGAGTAATTAAAAGAGCTTTTGTGATAAGTCCATCCATAAATAGCGCTTCAAGATTAAATGAACTTCCTATATGGATAAAAAATATAGGGATTAAAAAGCCAAAACCAAAAGAGGCAAGTTTTTCTGGAAGCTCTTTTTTATGTTCAAAAAATGTTGGTATAAAAATCCCAGCCAAAAACGCACCAAAAGCGAGTTCAAGTTTTAGATAGAGCATCGCACCGACTAAAATGAAAAATATCCCCATAGATAGTCTTATATCTTGCTCTTTGTTGTCATCATGAGGCATAAGTGATGTTGCAACTGTAGGAAACCACCAAAAAAGAAGCTCGATTGCACGAAATAGTAAAAACATAAATAGTAAAAACAGCGCAAGTGCAAAAATAGTCTGAGCAAGAGCAAAGCCCACACCAGTTTCAAGTGTCGCTGATGTTAGTGTTAAAAAGCCGATACTTACTATCTCTCCAATTGCTCCTGCGGTCATGGAGAGAGCAAGCCATGGAGTTTTTCCATACTCTTTTGAGAGCGTTGCAATTAGCCCAACGGAGATAAGCGGCATAAGCACCATAAAGATTTTTCCAAGCTCAAAGTAAAGAGAGATAGCGATAGAAAAAGAGTATAAAATAGCCAGATATATGATGATTTTTTGCATTAACTCTTTTGGGGTTTTTAGAGTACTTTTGAGATTTATCTCCGTCCCAGCGATAAACATAAGATACAAAAATCCAAGTTCCGCAACTATTTTAAAGAGATGTTCCTCATGTATAAGACCAATATATGCAAAAACAGCGCCAAATATAATCTCTATTGGGGTAGTTGGAAGTTTTATGAGCTTCGCAAAAAAAGGAGAAAATATAATAATAAGAGAGATAGTTACTATTAATATTATATTTTCATACATCTACTATTTTACCGAGGAGGCTACATCAAGATTGAGAGATTTTAGCATCTCCAAATCCCTCTGCATGGCCTTTCCGCTTGTTGTGAGATAGTTTCCAATAACGATAGAGTTAGCGCCATTTGCAAATATTTCACTCTCTCTATCTCCAAACATAAGCTCTCTTCCACCTGCGACCATGATTCTTTGTGCATCTGGAATCATTGCGCGAGTAAGCTTTATAAGTGATAATGCTTCATCAACACTTAGAGGATTTGGGCTAAGCTCAAGAGCTTCGTTATGATGATAGAAGTTTATAGGAACAGAGGTTGGTTTTAGACTATCTAGTGATTTTAACATCGAAACTCTGTCTTCTTCTCTCTCTCCAAGTCCAAAAATCCCACCGCTTATAAGGACTAAACCAGCGTTGTTAATATTTTGACAGGTCTCATATCGCTCATCCCAAGAGTGAGTTGTGCAGATTTTTGGGTAAAACTCTCTTGAAGTCTCAAGGTTATGGTTGTATGCTTTTATGCCAGAAGCCCTAAGTGTTAGAAGTTGCTCTATTGTAGCCGTTCCATTGCATGCGATAAGTCTTAACTCTGGTAGCTCTTTGCTTAGAACCTCTGCAATAGAGCAGACAAAATTTAGTGTTTTATCATTTAACCCTTTGTCTGAAGTTACAAGGCAAAAGCCAAGCGCACCATTAGAGTAAGCATCCTGAGCCTCTTTAAGGATTAGTGAAATCTCTTTTTGCTTATATCTGTCTATATCAGCTTTGTAACGTACACTTTGAGAACAAAACTTGCAATCTTCATTACATGTACCGCTATTTATGTTGCAAATGGAGCATAAAAATATTTTCTGATTCACTTTTTTTCTCGTAGGTACTTAAAGTTTTTCTTCTCTATGATATCACTTTTGTTCTCTCTTGTATATCTTGTGAGCTTGTAGCTTTTATTTTCTACATCAAGCATAGCCCACTCTGAGAGAGGTTTGTTTCTAGCACAAATTTCTCCTGAATTAACAAAAAGAGTGTTGTTTATAAATTCCAAAGAGAACTCATGGGTATGTCCAAAAACTACAACATCTGCGTCAGGTGACATGTAAAATGGAATGTGCATAAGTTTAAACTTTATATCTGCCACCTCAAAGTAGTAAGGCTCTTGAACTAAGTTAAACTGAGTGTGAAATTCAGCTAAATGAGCATCATTATTTCCATAAACCGCTACATATTCAACACCACTATCTCTCAAAAGATTAAGAATTTCAACATCTACAATATCACCTGCATGGATAATAAACTCCGCTCCATCTTCGATTAGAGTGTTTATAGCACGCCTAGCTTTTTTAACTTTTCTATGAGTGTCTGAGATGATGCCTATCTTCATTTTTACTCTGCTACTATCTCTTGTGCTGGAGTTTTTGCTTTACACTTTATGCACTCATAAATCTCTTTGCCTCTAAATACCCTAAAAGCTAGTGCACCATCACATCCAGATTCTCTACACTTATATTTTGATGGTTCAAACTTTGAGATAAACTTACATGTAGGGTAGTTTTCACATCCCCAAAATGGTCCTCGTCTTGAATTTTTGAGGCTTATTTTACCACCACAATCAGGACATGGAGTCTCACTTGTCTTCTCCTCAACATTTATGCTTTTTGTGTTTTTACAATCAGGGTAACCGCTACATGCTAAAAATGGACCATTTCTCCCGTTTTTAGTAACCATCTCTTTTCCACATTTATCGCATATTTCATCACTTGAAGATGATTGTGCATTTTCTTCACCTTCTTTTTTCTCGCCCTCAACCTGTTCTGTATATTTACATTTTGGAAAGGCACTACATGCTATAAACTCGCCAAATCTCCCTGAACGTAAAAGTAGCTCTTCTCCACATTTAGGGCAAGCTCTGCCTAGAGGTGTTGCCATCTTTAGAGACACTATATTTGTTTTTCCCTCTTCAACTTGTGCTAAGAAA
Proteins encoded:
- a CDS encoding cation:proton antiporter; the protein is MYENIILIVTISLIIIFSPFFAKLIKLPTTPIEIIFGAVFAYIGLIHEEHLFKIVAELGFLYLMFIAGTEINLKSTLKTPKELMQKIIIYLAILYSFSIAISLYFELGKIFMVLMPLISVGLIATLSKEYGKTPWLALSMTAGAIGEIVSIGFLTLTSATLETGVGFALAQTIFALALFLLFMFLLFRAIELLFWWFPTVATSLMPHDDNKEQDIRLSMGIFFILVGAMLYLKLELAFGAFLAGIFIPTFFEHKKELPEKLASFGFGFLIPIFFIHIGSSFNLEALFMDGLITKALLITLAMTMMRLIASLVFIKELKLVDSLLMGLSHSMPLTLLIAMATLAYNGKSITELYYYALILASLFQAIAIMVIIKLINNYKIKSRIVDE
- a CDS encoding biotin synthase; the encoded protein is MNQKIFLCSICNINSGTCNEDCKFCSQSVRYKADIDRYKQKEISLILKEAQDAYSNGALGFCLVTSDKGLNDKTLNFVCSIAEVLSKELPELRLIACNGTATIEQLLTLRASGIKAYNHNLETSREFYPKICTTHSWDERYETCQNINNAGLVLISGGIFGLGEREEDRVSMLKSLDSLKPTSVPINFYHHNEALELSPNPLSVDEALSLIKLTRAMIPDAQRIMVAGGRELMFGDRESEIFANGANSIVIGNYLTTSGKAMQRDLEMLKSLNLDVASSVK
- a CDS encoding YfcE family phosphodiesterase, whose protein sequence is MKIGIISDTHRKVKKARRAINTLIEDGAEFIIHAGDIVDVEILNLLRDSGVEYVAVYGNNDAHLAEFHTQFNLVQEPYYFEVADIKFKLMHIPFYMSPDADVVVFGHTHEFSLEFINNTLFVNSGEICARNKPLSEWAMLDVENKSYKLTRYTRENKSDIIEKKNFKYLREKK